In Quercus lobata isolate SW786 chromosome 12, ValleyOak3.0 Primary Assembly, whole genome shotgun sequence, a genomic segment contains:
- the LOC115971987 gene encoding classical arabinogalactan protein 26-like, whose protein sequence is MASFSSILAMFMIFMSYYSSLALASELNIKVSTISAAPAVLPGAPVYSPALSPDISPLFPSPGGEAVPPSESSVPTIPSSQSPPNPDVTVAPGPDSAFPPSGTLPESSTVSIAPSGPLNLVVLLGLLAACIMQLPGM, encoded by the coding sequence ATGGCTTCCTTTTCCTCAATCTTGGCAATGTTCATGATATTTATGTCCTACTATTCTTCATTAGCCTTAGCTTCTGAATTAAATATCAAAGTTTCAACTATTTCAGCTGCACCTGCAGTCTTGCCAGGTGCTCCTGTGTACTCTCCAGCTCTATCCCCAGACATTTCTccactatttccttctcctggTGGTGAGGCAGTTCCTCCATCTGAGTCATCAGTGCCTACAATTCCTTCAAGCCAGAGCCCTCCAAACCCGGATGTTACAGTTGCTCCCGGACCAGACTCGGCCTTTCCACCATCTGGGACTTTGCCAGAATCTTCCACAGTTTCTATTGCTCCATCAGGGCCTCTAAACTTAGTTGTATTGTTGGGATTGCTGGCTGCTTGCATAATGCAGCTCCCTGGTATGTGA
- the LOC115972580 gene encoding protein NETWORKED 3A-like, whose protein sequence is MMMRKQTSHWWWLDSHNKSKRSPWLQSTLAELEEKTKAMLKLIEEDADSFAKRAEMYYKKRPELISMVEEFYRTHRSLAERYDQLKSDSGTRLLTTLASPFSSSKSKPEKLMSVVDQTYDSYSETCDTEELAESEVDDPEEEDEPLVDDQEMKEEEIPSGVCNDEVRKLKEEIERLKEENRIQKDQLMQKDEEKREVIRQLSLAVDMLKDENVKLRKRVARDSNNKKRTPLEFNKLKGAFLGKLFNGFSKNTVVAL, encoded by the exons ATGATGATGAGGAAGCAAACATCACATTGGTGGTGGCTTGACAGCCACAACAAGTCAAAGCGCTCTCCATGGCTTCAATCCACTCTTGCTG AGCTAGAGGAGAAGACAAAGGCCATGCTAAAATTGATTGAAGAAGATGCAGATTCCTTTGCTAAGCGTGCAGAGATGTATTACAAGAAACGACCAGAGCTAATTAGCATGGTTGAAGAGTTTTATCGTACTCACCGCTCATTAGCTGAGCGATATGATCAACTTAAGTCCGACTCTGGAACACGCCTCCTCACAACCTTGGCGTCCCCATTTTCTTCGTCTAAATCTAAACCAGAAAAGTTAATGAGTGTGGTGGATCAAACATATGACAGCTACTCGGAGACTTGTGACACTGAAGAGTTAGCTGAGTCTGAAGTTGATGATCCTGAAGAGGAAGATGAACCTCTAGTTGATGATCAAGAAATGAAAGAGGAGGAAATTCCAAGTGGGGTCTGCAATGATGAAGTGAGGAAGttgaaagaagaaatagagaGGCTTAAAGAAGAGAATAGAATTCAAAAGGATCAACTAATGCAGAAAGatgaagagaagagagaggtgATAAGGCAGTTGAGTTTGGCAGTGGATATGCTCAAGGACGAAAATGTGAAGCTGAGGAAGCGTGTGGCTAGAGACTCCAACAACAAGAAACGTACCCCTTTAGAGTTCAACAAATTGAAGGGAGCATTTCTAGGGAAGTTATTCAATGGGTTTTCCAAGAATACAGTTGTTGCTTTGTAG